One Anaerotignum faecicola DNA window includes the following coding sequences:
- a CDS encoding TSUP family transporter, with the protein NLSLLASEKFLKGMMLFALPVVAFYVLKNKDMGDNKDTGSLPEKKMLAVSMAAALLIGTYDGFYGPGTGTFLLLVLTGAAKMDLRTASGTTKVVNLSSNIAALVTFLINGKVLLPLGVTAGVFCIAGHYIGSGLVVKSGRKIVRPVVLVVIMCLFVKIVKG; encoded by the coding sequence AATTTATCCCTGCTGGCAAGTGAGAAATTTCTGAAAGGAATGATGTTATTTGCCCTGCCGGTTGTGGCGTTCTATGTTTTGAAAAACAAAGATATGGGTGATAATAAAGATACAGGCAGCCTCCCGGAGAAGAAGATGCTGGCCGTCAGCATGGCTGCGGCGCTTTTAATCGGTACATATGACGGCTTTTACGGTCCGGGGACAGGAACATTCCTGCTTCTGGTTTTAACGGGAGCTGCCAAAATGGATTTGAGAACCGCGTCCGGCACGACGAAGGTGGTCAATCTCTCCTCCAACATCGCGGCGCTGGTGACCTTTTTGATCAATGGAAAGGTTCTGCTTCCGTTAGGCGTAACGGCAGGGGTTTTCTGTATCGCAGGCCATTATATCGGCTCCGGGCTGGTGGTTAAGAGCGGCCGGAAGATTGTAAGGCCGGTGGTTCTGGTGGTGATTATGTGTCTCTTTGTAAAAATTGTGAAAGGATAA